The following proteins are co-located in the Campylobacter concisus genome:
- a CDS encoding DNA ligase: MRIIFAVLLLLNFAFSLDLLRLSEYKEQNVSGWLASEKLDGVRAYWDGENLLSRQGKKLNAPISFTKNFPKFALDGELYAKELKFEEIQATVMDKVPDEKAWSRLKFHIFDVPEASGDLLARLEVLAKFLKNEPNKNLIIIKQTKMLDNAQFLKFAESIIAKGGEGVVVREPNAPYERKRSKNALKFKKFKDAECEVVSINKGSGKYANLAGSLTCKAIGGKDDEAKAGTTFKIGSGLSDEQRTNPPKIGSIITYKFQNLTSYGKPRFPIFLRVRED, translated from the coding sequence ATCAGAATAATTTTTGCGGTTCTACTCCTTTTAAATTTTGCATTTTCTCTTGACCTGCTGCGACTTAGCGAGTATAAAGAGCAAAACGTCTCAGGCTGGTTAGCTAGCGAAAAGCTTGATGGCGTGCGTGCCTACTGGGACGGAGAGAATTTACTCTCAAGGCAGGGTAAAAAACTGAATGCACCGATAAGTTTTACTAAAAATTTCCCAAAATTTGCACTAGATGGCGAGCTTTACGCAAAGGAGCTTAAATTTGAAGAAATTCAAGCGACCGTGATGGATAAAGTACCAGACGAAAAGGCGTGGAGCAGGCTAAAATTTCATATTTTTGATGTGCCAGAGGCAAGTGGTGACTTGCTTGCCAGACTTGAAGTTTTGGCTAAATTTCTAAAAAATGAGCCAAATAAAAATTTAATCATCATAAAACAGACAAAAATGCTTGATAATGCTCAGTTTTTAAAATTTGCTGAAAGTATCATCGCAAAAGGCGGCGAGGGAGTAGTCGTGCGTGAGCCAAATGCACCGTACGAGCGAAAACGAAGCAAAAATGCGCTTAAATTTAAGAAATTTAAAGATGCCGAGTGCGAGGTGGTCTCCATAAATAAAGGTAGCGGTAAATACGCTAATCTTGCTGGCTCGCTTACCTGTAAAGCGATTGGCGGCAAGGATGATGAGGCAAAAGCTGGCACTACCTTTAAAATAGGCTCTGGACTAAGCGACGAGCAACGCACAAATCCCCCAAAGATAGGCTCCATAATCACATATAAATTTCAAAATTTAACGTCTTATGGCAAGCCAAGGTTTCCTATATTTTTGAGGGTTAGAGAGGATTAA
- a CDS encoding UDP-glucose dehydrogenase family protein: MKVAVIGTGYVGLVSGACFAKMGNSVICVDVDEKKIEALKNGVVPIYEPGLADIVSECYKNGSLKFSTQITEALEHADVLFIAVGTPMGADGQADLKYVLSVAKSIGENLSKPLIVVDKSTVPVGTGVKVHEVIEAELKKRNVEIKFEVVSNPEFLKEGAAVEDFLKPDRVVIGASSEWGFSVMRELYEPFMKNHDRLICMDVKSAEMTKYAANSMLATKISFINEIANICERVGADVNLVRKGIGSDSRIGYSFIYPGCGYGGSCFPKDVEALIYTARQNGFEPELLNAVESRNKAQKRVLFEKIYNFFGGDLKGKTIALWGLAFKPNTDDMREASSLTLIKLLDEAGAKVVAYDPKSSEEAKKYMPNLDVKYAKNKYDALDNADAMVLVTEWSEFRSPDFMEIKQRLKNAVIFDGRNQYNAKILTEHGFKYFQIGVKA; this comes from the coding sequence ATGAAAGTAGCTGTGATTGGAACTGGATACGTTGGACTAGTAAGTGGCGCATGCTTTGCCAAAATGGGTAACAGCGTGATCTGCGTCGATGTCGATGAAAAAAAGATCGAGGCACTAAAAAACGGTGTCGTGCCGATATATGAGCCAGGGCTTGCTGATATCGTAAGTGAGTGCTACAAAAATGGCTCGCTTAAATTTAGCACGCAGATAACTGAGGCGCTAGAGCATGCAGATGTGTTATTTATCGCGGTGGGTACGCCTATGGGCGCTGATGGACAGGCAGATTTAAAATACGTTCTCTCAGTTGCCAAGTCTATCGGAGAAAATTTAAGCAAACCACTAATCGTAGTTGATAAATCAACCGTTCCAGTGGGCACTGGAGTCAAGGTGCACGAGGTGATCGAGGCTGAGCTTAAAAAGAGAAATGTAGAGATTAAATTTGAAGTCGTCTCAAACCCAGAGTTTTTAAAAGAGGGTGCGGCAGTTGAGGACTTTTTAAAGCCTGATCGCGTAGTTATCGGAGCTAGTAGCGAGTGGGGCTTTAGTGTGATGAGAGAGCTTTATGAGCCATTTATGAAAAATCACGATAGGCTCATTTGTATGGACGTAAAGTCAGCCGAGATGACAAAATATGCTGCAAATTCAATGCTGGCAACAAAGATAAGCTTTATAAATGAAATAGCAAATATCTGCGAACGCGTGGGTGCGGACGTAAATTTGGTACGAAAAGGCATTGGTAGCGACTCAAGGATCGGATATAGCTTCATCTATCCAGGCTGCGGATACGGCGGCAGCTGCTTTCCAAAAGACGTCGAGGCACTCATCTACACAGCTAGACAAAATGGCTTTGAGCCAGAGCTTTTAAACGCGGTCGAGTCAAGAAATAAGGCTCAAAAAAGAGTGTTATTTGAGAAAATTTATAACTTCTTTGGCGGCGATCTAAAGGGCAAGACGATTGCGCTTTGGGGACTTGCGTTTAAGCCAAACACTGATGATATGAGAGAGGCTAGCTCGCTAACTTTGATAAAGCTTTTAGATGAAGCTGGTGCAAAAGTGGTCGCTTATGATCCAAAATCAAGTGAAGAAGCCAAAAAATATATGCCAAATTTAGATGTGAAATACGCTAAAAATAAGTACGATGCACTTGATAACGCTGATGCTATGGTGCTTGTGACTGAGTGGAGCGAGTTTAGATCGCCTGATTTTATGGAGATCAAACAAAGGTTAAAAAATGCTGTCATATTTGACGGACGAAATCAATACAACGCTAAAATTTTAACCGAACACGGATTTAAGTATTTCCAAATCGGAGTAAAGGCATGA
- the galE gene encoding UDP-glucose 4-epimerase GalE yields the protein MKILVTGGAGYIGSHVVKALLKQGNDEITIIDNLCKGSQKALEALQKIGNFKFINANLEDDLSEIFENGKFDAIIHFAAFIEVFESMSEPLKYYLNNTANVARVLRYAKTYNVNKFIFSSTAAVYGEPDVAEVSETTPTNPINPYGRSKLMSEQIIKDYAASNENFKFAILRYFNVAGADEEGLIGQNYPNATHLIKVAVQTILGKRDSMGIFGDDYATKDGTCVRDYIHVSDLADAHISALEYIGKNGSETFNVGYGRGFSVKEVIETAKKVSGVNFKVLNAPRRDGDPAILISNASKLRSLTSWKPKRDDLALIIKTALEWEKKI from the coding sequence TTGAAAATTTTAGTAACAGGTGGTGCTGGATACATCGGCAGCCACGTAGTAAAAGCACTTTTAAAGCAAGGCAATGATGAGATAACCATCATCGACAATCTCTGCAAAGGCTCACAAAAAGCACTTGAGGCACTCCAAAAAATCGGAAATTTTAAATTTATAAACGCAAATTTAGAAGATGACCTAAGTGAAATTTTTGAAAATGGTAAATTTGATGCGATCATCCATTTTGCGGCGTTTATCGAGGTTTTTGAGAGTATGAGCGAGCCACTAAAATACTATCTAAACAACACCGCAAACGTTGCGAGGGTGCTAAGATACGCAAAAACTTACAATGTAAATAAATTTATATTTAGCTCAACTGCTGCAGTTTATGGCGAGCCAGACGTGGCAGAGGTGAGCGAAACAACGCCTACAAACCCGATAAATCCATACGGCAGAAGTAAGCTTATGAGCGAGCAGATCATCAAAGACTACGCCGCTTCAAATGAAAATTTTAAATTTGCGATTTTACGTTACTTCAACGTGGCAGGCGCGGACGAAGAGGGGTTAATCGGTCAAAACTATCCAAATGCCACGCACCTTATCAAGGTGGCTGTGCAAACTATACTTGGCAAGCGTGATAGCATGGGCATCTTTGGCGATGACTACGCGACAAAAGATGGTACATGCGTTAGAGACTACATTCACGTTAGCGACCTAGCAGACGCTCACATCAGCGCACTAGAGTATATTGGCAAAAATGGTAGCGAAACTTTTAATGTGGGATACGGCAGGGGATTTAGCGTAAAAGAGGTCATCGAGACCGCAAAAAAAGTAAGCGGAGTAAATTTTAAAGTGCTAAATGCGCCAAGAAGGGACGGCGACCCAGCCATCCTTATCTCAAACGCAAGCAAACTACGCTCGCTAACAAGCTGGAAGCCAAAAAGAGATGATCTAGCTCTCATCATAAAAACTGCCCTTGAGTGGGAAAAGAAAATTTAA